A region of the Phycisphaerales bacterium genome:
CAATTACGGGGAGCAGGCCGAGCGCCAGCGCCACCGAGTTCCTCGCTGAACGCGGAATCGAGACTGAAAACTGATCGAGCGCAGTTCGCGCCCGTCGAACACCTGCGAGGCTCCGAATGTCCCCCGATGCGTTCCGTTCGATCGCGTTGAGCATGCCTGAAAGCGAGGAGCGTTCGCACGGCGGACATCCCGACTTTCGCGTTGGCGGGAAGGTGTTCGCCAGCCTGTGGAACGATGATGCACACGGCATGGTGAAACTCACCCCCGAACAGCAGGATGAGTACATCGACGCTCACCCGGCGATGTTCGAGCCGGTGAACGGCACGTGGGGACTGCGCGGCTGCACCAAGGTCATCCTCGCCGGCGCGAAGGCGAACGTACTCCGCCGCGCCATGCGCGATGCATGGCGCAACACGGCGCCGAAGCGGCTCGTGGAAGCGCATGAGACCGATTAGCGCGGTTGGGAGCCCGCACGGCCTTCGGCTAGCGCCTTCGGGATTTCTTCTTCGAGCGGCTCGCGGTCGGCGGTGCGGCAGCAGCATTCATCGCCACCGCCGTGCGAATGAGCGCCTTGAAGGCCCGCTGATCAACGCGCTCGCCCTGCCGGATGTCGATGGCCCGCCGGGTGTTGCCCTCCAGGCTTGCATTAAACAGACCCGCAGGATCCTCGAGAGCGGCGCCCCCGGCAAACGTCAGTTTGACCTTGTCCTTGTAGATCTCCCCGGTGCAGATGATGCCATCATGCGACCAGACCGGCACGCCCGACGGATTCGTCGGCTTGCGCCACTTCACTTCCTCGACGACTTGCGGATCGGCCTGGCGAATGAGGTCGCGCACGGTCGCCAGCGTCTGGCCGCGCCAGTCGCTCGATGCGATCAACTCCTCGATCCGCGCGTCGATCTCCGCGGCTGCGTTCATCGCGCCCTCCGTGCATTGAACATCACGCGCGGCTTACATGTCGTCAGGAATCTCTGCCTCGACGAGCTTTGCCAGCAGTTCCAGCGACTCCTGCCAGCCGAGGTAGCAGGCCTCCGGCGGAATCATCGCGGGGATGTTCTCCTGAACGATCGTCACCTCCGTGCCGACCGACACTGGCGTGAGCGAATAGGTCGTGCGCATTTCGCCCGGCAGGCCGGGATCGTCGAAGACATCGGTCGCGACGATGCGCTCGCCAGGCTTCAACTCGACATACTTTCCACCAAAGGCGTGACTCTTACCCGTAGAGAAGTTGGTGAACGACATCCTGTACGTGCCGCCAACGGTCGCGTCGAGCTGGTGGACGGTGCAGGTGAAACCATGTGGCGGAAGCCATTTGCAGTTCGCCGCGGGATCGAGAATCGCCTTGTAGATGCGCATCGGCGGCGCCTTGAGCACCCGATGCAGGCGGATGGTGCCCGGCGCGGCAGCGTGTTCGGTTGAATCGGCTTTCTCTGTGGTCATCGCTTTACCTCCAGTGGGATTCTCTTGGAGTCTTCAAGCCAGTCTATGCCATCGACGCGTTGCTCGTCGTCAGGCCGGCCCCCGGCCAGCCCGCTGTCCGCTTCGGCCGATTTGGATCAGCATGCGGCAGCGGGTGTGTCCGCAACCACGCGGCAATTACCGAGTTCCACCGGGGCTAGAAGCACGCTTCGCCCGGCAGCGCCGCCGCTTGGCGAATCCAGTCCGCCAGTTGCGACTCATCAAGGGGCTCGCCGCTCTGCCGCCCGCTCTCATGAATGTGAACGTAGCGCACTTCCTTGTGCTTCGACTCGCCGGGCGGGATCGGGCGCAGCGATGCGCCGCGGAAGAACACAACCTTGACGTAGTTCGTGAAGCAGTGGAAACTGAGAAACCAACCCTGCTGCGGATCGCCGGCGCCGTAGAATGGCGAGTTCCACCGCACCGCCTTGCGCACATCCGGCACGGTCTTGACAATCAGCGCATCGAGGCGCCGGCCGACCTGTTGCTTCCAGCCCGGCATCGCCTCAAGGTACGCCCGCACAGGCCCGTCGCCATCGCCCTTGGGAATCTGCGGGTTACCGCCCGAGAGCAACCGGGGCGCCTTCGCGGCCGCGCCTGACTTCGCCTTCGATGTTGACTCGCGGACCATGCGCGGGATTCTACCGCCGACCTGGGAAGCGGGAATCGGCGGGCCCCGGCTCGCCCACTGCTCGCGCGACATGAACTTCGCGTTCGATCAATGGTTATAATCGACAGAGTCGCAGGCCAACCTCAGAGAGGCCGGACGGATGAAGGCAACACACTCTCCGCTCAAGTGGCTCGCCGGCCTCGCGGTTGTTGCAGTTTGCGCAAGCATCGTCTGGGCGATCTTCGCGATCACCGGCGCGGTGCAAACGGGCGTCGAAACCGCCACCAAAGCGCTGGGCCAGCCAGGCGCGCCTGAACCCGGGCCGCAGGAGTCTGCCGCGATCACGCTGACTGCCGAAGGCGTGCCCCTCACAATCAAGCAGCGCGCCAGCGCCTGGCTGCCCGGCGGCAAGTTCCGTCTGCACCTCGATGACATCACCAGTAATCAGGTGCTCGTCAGCATCACCGACGGCGGCGAGCGCGTCGTCATGGGCCCGGTCTCGGTCAAGGCCGGTCAAACGATCACGCTGGAGAACGTACAGCCGGCGATGCTGCTCGAAGTGCTCCGGCTGGAGAACCTGCTGACGGGTGAAGACTTCGGCGAGTTCATCATCAAACCGGCCGACGAGCGACAGTGACTCGCCGCCGGACTTCTCCCAGCGCTCTCCGCGCCCCGGCGTTGAGTACTTCTTGCGAACAGCCAGCCGTCCGCCGCGCGGCTATGGAAGTTCAACGCAGAACACCTTCTTCTCCGGATCGACCGGCGACTCGACGTAGCGAACAGGCAGGCGCTGTTCCTCTGTCCAGCCGACGGTGTCGCCTTCCGGAACCGCCTCACCGCGCGTCACGACGTAGGAGAGAAGGTCGTACATGAAAGGCAGCGCCTCGCCCGCCGGAGTCTCGCCGGAGATGAGCAGCAGATTCGGCAATCCGAATTGCTCCATCCCGGTGCTGAGCAGACTGAGCCGACCGTCTTCCTGTCGCGCCACGCTTACTCCGGACCAGATCAGCATGCGCATGTCGTGATCGGCGGCGACCGATGTAAAGAACTCAGAATCATGCGTCGCTCCGGCGCTGCCCCAGTAGACTCCCACCGCCGGGGACGCCTTCGTTACGGCGGCGAGAACCGAAGTAAACCGCGCGACGCGCTCGGCGGGGCTCGTCCTCCCAGAAGCGTAGAGCATGACGACGAGATGCGCGTTGTATGGCGGTGGCTCCCAGCCTTTGCCGATCGCCGAAAGACTGAACATCGCATACTGTTCCGCTTCGCCGCCGGGTATGGCCATCGGCATCACCACGACCATGCCTTCCTCGCCGGTGCCGAGTTTCAGCGACAGGCCGCGATCCTCCGGGTCATCCGCCGACGCGTCCCCCTCCACCTGGATCGTCTCATCGGGCGCTGCAAATTCGCGAAACGCCTGCGCCACCGCCTCTCCTTCGGGCAGCTGCGCCTTGGAGAGCAGGATGAACGCGAGATGGATGGGCGAATCGTCTGCCTCTGCAGGCGCTGCTTCAGCCTCGGCCGGCTGGTTTGCGCGCAACGCGTTGTACCGGCCGGCAAACTCCGTCGCCGCCTTCTGCCAAGCGGTGTTCTCGATGACATCCGAGGTGCCGGGCAAGACCCAGTCGCGATCCCGATCATACTCGACGTCGGCCGGCACGCCGGGAAGCACAATCATGTCTTCAGCCACGGCGAGGTAGCCGGCCGCGTCGTGCTCGACCTGACGCTCGACACTGGCGCCCTTGAGCAGTCGCACGGCTCCGTCGTAGTCGCCCGCAGACACGAGCCGCTCGACATCCGCGCGAAAGCTCTCGGGCGAGTGAGCCACCGGCTCAGCAATCTCGGGCGCGGCCTGCCGCGCCGGCTCGACAGAAGTCGGCGCCGGCTCGCCGCGACCGCAACTGACCATACCGACCAGCACGAAGATCAGGGCAGAGCACGCGACGGACTGGGCCGCGATCAAACGCAGGCGTGCACACGCAGGGGTCAGGCAAATCCACGGCATCTGGCGACCTCCGGATTCTCACATCTATTCATAGGCCGCACGTTCCGCCGCGACAGCGCGTGGAGCGCGCTTCAAGCGAATCGAAGCGACCGATCGGTTACCGGTCCACCTGCCCCACGACGATGTCGATCGAGCCGATGATCTCCGTCGAGGCGAATCGGCTCAGGCGGCCTCGCCATCCACACATATCACATTCCGCGAAACTCACCCTGTTCGCGTCGCGCGCTGGTGGTATTCACTCTCGTCACCCCGCACCTTACGCGCTTTGGGCGATTCCAGCGGCGCGGCGCCACTGCTTGAGTTGCCGCAAGTGGTCCGGCGGGTGCGCCACCAGCAGCATGATGGCGATATGCCCGATGGTCGGCGCGTGCGGTTGAAACCTCTGCGGCGCGCGTCTCGGAAAGTAGTCCTGATGCTTCTCGGCGACGACCGCGGCAAGTCGCGCATTGCGCTCTCTGAACTGGTCAAGCAGTTCGCGCTTCGTCGCATAGGCAGCGAGGTCGGGCACGGGCGTGGTGCCATACCCGAACCGCTCCATCTCGGCCTCGGCCGTCGGCACACTCGGGTCATCAAGCATCGACAGCAACATTCCTGCGTACGCGTTGAGATGCGACAGCGTCCACGCCGGGTGGTTCACAATGGCGCCCGGCTGCTCGGTCATGCGGGATTCCGGCACGTCTTCGACGGCTTCGATGAGCAAGCCACTGATCATCGCGTGGATGTCCAGGATCGCACCGATCGTGTCGTAGGAGTCGTGGAGGTTCATGCGAGGAATGCTACACGATGGACGCGTCGGGCTCGTCATCGCCGGGCGGCACGGTCGCCACGCCCAGAGCACGCGCCAAGAGCGGGAGCTCAGGCTCTCAAAAAAACGCAAGCCGTGCAAGTCCTTGACCTGCGCGGCTTGAGGCGTGAATCGGGGTGACAGTACGCCAATAGAACTTTTCGTGCAGGGAATCCGCTCCTGGGGGACGGAAACGCGGGTTCTGCTGGCCGTGAAACCGTGAAATGCGGTCACAGGCGGTTGGTTCCACCCGTCGAGCAGATCCCGATAAGGACACGCAACAGAAGCCTGAAGGGGATTACCACGCGATCGGCGTCGCAGCCATCGGCGCCCCCGTCTCGTGTGTCGCTGGAGTGAACCAGAGGGAGCAGGGCAAACCTGCCGTGTACCTTTCGGCGGCGAACTGCGAGAGTTTTACGGACGCGGTGCGGGCAGGCGACGTGTCGGACGGGTTCGCAGGCGGGGCCGTGTGAGTCACCCGTTGGGCGCACCGGCCTCTGGGGGTTGACATGGTAGTTGCCCGCCATACCATTTGGCCCCAAACCGATCGAGGAACGCGCTCGCGTGAGTCACCTTCCCCCGTACATCCCCGACTATCAGCGCCTGCGGGAACTCGCCGAGCGCGTTCCGGGTCTGGACCCTGACGATGTCACCGCTGCGGCGCTGCTCCGGGCCGTGGCGGCAGAGCTGTCAGCACAGCTCCAACTGAGCCTGGATCGGTTCGGGATCAGCGAAGGGCGGCTGCGGGTGCTGGGCTACCTCCTTTACCTCGGCGGTCCCGCCACGCACTCTCAGCTCGCGGAGGCCGCCATGGTGACCAAGGGGACCGTCACGGGGCTCGTGGACGGACTGGAGCGTGACAGGCTGGTGCGTCGCTTCGCGAGCAAGGAGGACCGCCGCGTGTCGCTCATCGACCTGACGCCGGCCGGGCGGCGCTTGCTCGATGAAATCCTTCCTGCGCACCTGAGCCGGCTCTCGGAGTTGATGCGGGGCGTCTGCCCGGCCGAGCGGAGGACACTGCGTGGACTGCTTGAGAAGGTCCGCTCCGGCCTCGACGGGCCGCGGGGCGCCGCCGGCACGGCATCGCGGGAGAGCACATGAGCCGCAAGTCTGCTTCACGAACTCTTCTGGTGACGACGGTGCCGCTCACCGCGCTTCTGGCCGGTTGCCTTTCCGTGCCGCCGCCCCCCGATGACCTCGCAGCGCGCCACGTCGGCACGCCCGGCCAGTTCTCGGAGCTCTCCGCGAATGCGACGCCGATGGAGGTCGGGGCGGGGTGGCTGTCGGAGCTCGGGGACACGACGCTCGAAGCCCTCGTTCGCGAGGCGTGGGACCGGAATCCGGACCTGTACGTGACGGCGTCCAGATTCGAGGAGGCGGCGGCCCGGCTGCGGATCGCGGCCTCGTTCCTCTACCCACAGGCCGCCGGCGTCGGCGAGGCGCGGCACACGGACTTTGACGGCTCAACGGACGAGGACCAGTACTTCGCCGCCCTCCAGGTTTCCTGGGAGGCGGACCTCTGGGGCCGGCTCAGGGCGGACAGGTCGGCGGCGGCTCGGGTGGCCGAGTCCGCGGGGCTCGACTTCATCCAGGCGCGGCATTCCCTCGCGGCCGCGGTTGCGCAGGCCTATTTCGCCGTGATCGTCGCCCAGCAGCAGCTCGCGATCGACAATCAGCTCCTGGAGGCCGAGCGGTTCACGGCCGTCACGACCCGGCAGCGCGTCGAAGCCGGGCTGCTCACCAGCCTCGACCTGAACCTGGCCGAGTCCAGCGTGCGCCTCGCGGAGGCCGCCGTTCAGGACGACCTGTCCGCCCTGCGAGAGGCCCGTCGGGCGCTGGAGCTCCTGCTGGGCCGCTACCCCTCGGCCGAGCTCGATGCCGCCCCCGAAGCCCTGCCGCGATTCTCCTCCGCTCCGGTCGCCGTGAGCGTGCCCGCCGAGCTGCTCGAACGCCGACCGGACGTGCGGAGCGTCGAGCGGCTGGTGGATGCGGCGTACTTCGACGTCCGCTCGGCGCGGGCCGCCCGGCTCCCGCGGCTGATCCTCACGGCCGATGCCAGGACGCTGATCGATCCGTCGGACTTCATCACCTCGGTCGCGGCGGAAATCCTCGCGCCGCTCTTTCAAGGCGGGCGGCTCCAGGCCCAGGAAGCGGCGGCCAACGCGCGCCAGCGTCAGGCGCTCGGCCAATTCGCCTCCGTCGCGCTCCGCGCATTCAGCGAAGTCGAGTCGGCCCTCTCTAACGCGCGCTTCCTCGGCGAGCGAGAGAGGAGCCTCGCGGATGCGAGCGCGCGGCTCCAGGAAGCGAGCGAGGCGGCGATCAACCGCTACGAGCAGGGTCTCATGAGCATTCTCGACCTCCAGCAGATCCGCCGGCGGGACTACGACACCCGGTCGCTCCTCCTTGGGGTGCGGTTCGAGCGGTTGCGCCAGCGCCTGAACTTGTATCTGGCCCTGGGCGGCCCTCCCCTCGTGGACGGCAAGGCGCCGCCGCCTGTTCCCCTGAATGGCCAGTTCGCCGACCCCAACGATGCGCCCGTGAGCGGCGAGCTCCACGTGGGCATGCCCCGCGAGCCGAAGCCCGATCCAGTCCGGAGAAGCGACAATGGCGGATGAGACCCAACCCTCCGAAGATCTTCGACCCCCGGCCGAGGAGGCCGATGCGAAAGAGACGCTCTTGCTGCGGCACATCCTCTGGCGCGGACTCGTCATAGTCGTGCTGCTTGGCGTGCTCGCGTTCGCTGCTTTCTACCTGACACGCGGCGGACACGGGCCTGCGCCGCGCGGCGCACCACCACCGTCGGGCCCTCTGGCCGTGAACATCCTCACGGTCGAGCCCAAAGATGTGCCGATCACCGCGGAGTTCCTCGGTCAGACGGAAGCGTCGCAGACCGTGCCGATCCGCGCCCGGGTCAGCGGAGTCCTGATCGAGCGAGGATTCGAGGAGGGCCAGATCGTTACCGAGGGGCAGGTGCTGTTCCGGATCGACCGCGAACCGTTCGAGATTGCACTGAGGCGGGCCGAGGCTGGTCTCCAATCGGCACAGGCCGTGCTCACTCGCGCCGAGCGGCAGGTCCGTCGGTTTCAGGAGCTGGCTGCGCAGCAGGACGCTGCGGCCAATGAGCTCGAGCAAGCGCAAGAGTCGCTCGGGGTTGCAGAGGCCCAGGTTGCGACTCAGCGGGCTCTGATCGAGCAAGCGAAGCTTGACCTGGGTTACACGACGGTCGAGTCTCCGATCACGGGCGTCATCGGCATGCGCCAACAGGATGTCGGCAGCTTTGTCGGGCCGGCGCCGGAGGCCGAGCCGCTGCTTGCGACGGTTCGCAAGGTTGACCCGCTCTACGTGCGGTTCAGCGTGAGCGAGCGCGACCTCCTGCGCTGGCAGCGGATGACCGAACAGGGGATGGTGAACGACGTTGGCATCGAAGACCTCACGGTGACCGTGGTGCTGCCAGACGGGCGGGAGTTCCCGCATCCGGGCCGCATCGACTTCGTAGACGTGGCCGTGGACCCCTCGACAGGCACCGCGGTCATCAGGTCCACCGTGCCGAATCCGGACCGCACCCTGCTTCCCGGCCAGTTCGTGCAGGTGCGGATCGGCGGGGCGTCGCGGCTGGGCGCCATCGCCGTACCGCAGTCGGCGGTGCTGCAGACGCCCAACGGGGCGGCGGTGTACGTCGTGGACGGAGGCGTCGCCCAGCTGCGGCCCGTGACGCCGGGCGGTTGGTCAAACGGCCAATGGATCGTTGAATCGGGCCTCCGGAGTGGTGAGCGCGTGATTACCGATCACCTCGTACAGATTCGGCCGGGCATGCCCGTGGAAGCCGCCGCCCCGGCCGCGGCACCACAGCCCGAGTCACCGCATTAGGAGCCGCGATGTTCTCCCGATTCTTCATTCATCGCCCGATCTTCGCGACTGTGCTGTCGCTGCTCATCCTCATCGCGGGCGGCGTGGCGCTGGTGATACTCCCGATCGCGCGCTACCCGGAGATTACGCCGCCGACGATTCAGATCAGTGCGACGTACCCCGGCGCAGACGCGGCGACGGCGGCGACGGCCGTCGCGGCGCCGATTGAGCAGCAGCTCTCGGGCATCGAGAACCTGATCTACTTCAGCTCCACCAGCACCAACAACGGGTCCGTCACGATCACCGCCACCTTCGAGATCGGCACGGACCAGGACCTCGCCGCCGTCGAAGTCCAGAACCGGCTGAGCGTCGCGGAGCCGCAGCTGCCCGCGGAGGTCGTCCGCAACGGGATCACGGTGATCAAGAGCTCGACCAACATCCTCGCGGTCGCGACGCTCCAGGCGGAGGAAGGGTCCGGATACGACGACATCTACCTGAGCAACTACGCCACGATCAACCTGCTCGATTCAATCCGCCGCGCCGAGGGCGTCGGCGACGCCACGGTCTTCGGGAGCAAAGACTACTCGATGCGGATCTGGCTCGATCCCGACAAGCTCGCGGCCAAGAACCTGAGCGTCAGCGACGTGGTCGCGGCGCTCCGCGAGCAGAATGCCAACTTCCCCGTGGGCACGATCGCCCAGCGTCCCACGGGCCGAGCGGTCGAACTGACGGTCCCCGTCCTCACGCGCGGCCAGCTCAGCGAGGTCTCGGAGTACGAGAACATCATCATCCGGGCCGAGGAGGACGGCCGGATCGTCACGCTCGAGGACGTCTCCCGCGTCGAGCTCGGCAGCCGGAGCTACGAGCTCTTCGGCCGTGCCAACGGCCGCTCCACGACGTTGATGCTGGTCTACTTGCAGACGGGCGCCAACGCCCTGGAGACCATGGACAATGTCCGGCGGGTGCTGGAGGAGGCGTCGGTGAGCTTTCCCCAG
Encoded here:
- a CDS encoding SRPBCC family protein codes for the protein MTTEKADSTEHAAAPGTIRLHRVLKAPPMRIYKAILDPAANCKWLPPHGFTCTVHQLDATVGGTYRMSFTNFSTGKSHAFGGKYVELKPGERIVATDVFDDPGLPGEMRTTYSLTPVSVGTEVTIVQENIPAMIPPEACYLGWQESLELLAKLVEAEIPDDM
- a CDS encoding efflux RND transporter periplasmic adaptor subunit, translating into MADETQPSEDLRPPAEEADAKETLLLRHILWRGLVIVVLLGVLAFAAFYLTRGGHGPAPRGAPPPSGPLAVNILTVEPKDVPITAEFLGQTEASQTVPIRARVSGVLIERGFEEGQIVTEGQVLFRIDREPFEIALRRAEAGLQSAQAVLTRAERQVRRFQELAAQQDAAANELEQAQESLGVAEAQVATQRALIEQAKLDLGYTTVESPITGVIGMRQQDVGSFVGPAPEAEPLLATVRKVDPLYVRFSVSERDLLRWQRMTEQGMVNDVGIEDLTVTVVLPDGREFPHPGRIDFVDVAVDPSTGTAVIRSTVPNPDRTLLPGQFVQVRIGGASRLGAIAVPQSAVLQTPNGAAVYVVDGGVAQLRPVTPGGWSNGQWIVESGLRSGERVITDHLVQIRPGMPVEAAAPAAAPQPESPH
- a CDS encoding efflux transporter outer membrane subunit; the encoded protein is MSRKSASRTLLVTTVPLTALLAGCLSVPPPPDDLAARHVGTPGQFSELSANATPMEVGAGWLSELGDTTLEALVREAWDRNPDLYVTASRFEEAAARLRIAASFLYPQAAGVGEARHTDFDGSTDEDQYFAALQVSWEADLWGRLRADRSAAARVAESAGLDFIQARHSLAAAVAQAYFAVIVAQQQLAIDNQLLEAERFTAVTTRQRVEAGLLTSLDLNLAESSVRLAEAAVQDDLSALREARRALELLLGRYPSAELDAAPEALPRFSSAPVAVSVPAELLERRPDVRSVERLVDAAYFDVRSARAARLPRLILTADARTLIDPSDFITSVAAEILAPLFQGGRLQAQEAAANARQRQALGQFASVALRAFSEVESALSNARFLGERERSLADASARLQEASEAAINRYEQGLMSILDLQQIRRRDYDTRSLLLGVRFERLRQRLNLYLALGGPPLVDGKAPPPVPLNGQFADPNDAPVSGELHVGMPREPKPDPVRRSDNGG
- a CDS encoding MarR family transcriptional regulator; translated protein: MSHLPPYIPDYQRLRELAERVPGLDPDDVTAAALLRAVAAELSAQLQLSLDRFGISEGRLRVLGYLLYLGGPATHSQLAEAAMVTKGTVTGLVDGLERDRLVRRFASKEDRRVSLIDLTPAGRRLLDEILPAHLSRLSELMRGVCPAERRTLRGLLEKVRSGLDGPRGAAGTASREST
- a CDS encoding DUF1801 domain-containing protein, yielding MNAAAEIDARIEELIASSDWRGQTLATVRDLIRQADPQVVEEVKWRKPTNPSGVPVWSHDGIICTGEIYKDKVKLTFAGGAALEDPAGLFNASLEGNTRRAIDIRQGERVDQRAFKALIRTAVAMNAAAAPPTASRSKKKSRRR
- a CDS encoding MmcQ/YjbR family DNA-binding protein, translated to MPESEERSHGGHPDFRVGGKVFASLWNDDAHGMVKLTPEQQDEYIDAHPAMFEPVNGTWGLRGCTKVILAGAKANVLRRAMRDAWRNTAPKRLVEAHETD
- a CDS encoding DUF4261 domain-containing protein; protein product: MPWICLTPACARLRLIAAQSVACSALIFVLVGMVSCGRGEPAPTSVEPARQAAPEIAEPVAHSPESFRADVERLVSAGDYDGAVRLLKGASVERQVEHDAAGYLAVAEDMIVLPGVPADVEYDRDRDWVLPGTSDVIENTAWQKAATEFAGRYNALRANQPAEAEAAPAEADDSPIHLAFILLSKAQLPEGEAVAQAFREFAAPDETIQVEGDASADDPEDRGLSLKLGTGEEGMVVVMPMAIPGGEAEQYAMFSLSAIGKGWEPPPYNAHLVVMLYASGRTSPAERVARFTSVLAAVTKASPAVGVYWGSAGATHDSEFFTSVAADHDMRMLIWSGVSVARQEDGRLSLLSTGMEQFGLPNLLLISGETPAGEALPFMYDLLSYVVTRGEAVPEGDTVGWTEEQRLPVRYVESPVDPEKKVFCVELP
- a CDS encoding DinB family protein; translated protein: MNLHDSYDTIGAILDIHAMISGLLIEAVEDVPESRMTEQPGAIVNHPAWTLSHLNAYAGMLLSMLDDPSVPTAEAEMERFGYGTTPVPDLAAYATKRELLDQFRERNARLAAVVAEKHQDYFPRRAPQRFQPHAPTIGHIAIMLLVAHPPDHLRQLKQWRRAAGIAQSA
- a CDS encoding DUF1801 domain-containing protein — encoded protein: MVRESTSKAKSGAAAKAPRLLSGGNPQIPKGDGDGPVRAYLEAMPGWKQQVGRRLDALIVKTVPDVRKAVRWNSPFYGAGDPQQGWFLSFHCFTNYVKVVFFRGASLRPIPPGESKHKEVRYVHIHESGRQSGEPLDESQLADWIRQAAALPGEACF